Proteins from one Terriglobia bacterium genomic window:
- a CDS encoding ABC transporter ATP-binding protein, with translation MSSGDLGLPKPEPLLRVSALSVDYDAAGGNVVHALRNLDLEIANGESVGVLGESGSGKSSLALALLRLLPKNARVVSGSIDYRGQNVAKLSPADLRAMRGAEVALISQEPALALNPVLSLGQQLADVLRAHAKLTRREVIARCTEMLGQVGFDDPERILRAYPHELSGGQRQRVAIAQALICRPKLLIADEPLSALDAATQADILELLQRLKRDLGLAVLFITHNAGALEALADNIVVMREGEAVARGTMDKLKASTDDYVQGILFPEKSLAAHAVSSIVSGSPLLEVRGLSKRFVQKRILSRKEFVVQSLEGIDLSLSAGSTVAVLGRSGSGKSTLARCVAGFETPDAGEMLLDGNPIATGEKDKRGARTPVQMIFQDAATSLNPRFTARQIVAEPLEIARWKTDADRTSRAMKLMEEVGLDPDWAARLAGEFSGGQRQRLALARALAAEPRLLVMDEALSGLDMPLQAQMVRLLMDLQSRHGLTYLYISHDLNFISLFAHEVVVMDAGRIVERTTPAKLGESTHPATRELVEASERLHAPGVEAAV, from the coding sequence TTGTCTTCCGGCGACCTGGGCTTGCCAAAACCCGAGCCATTGCTGCGCGTATCCGCTTTGAGCGTTGACTATGACGCTGCCGGCGGAAACGTCGTCCATGCCTTGCGCAATCTCGATCTTGAGATTGCCAACGGAGAGAGCGTTGGCGTGCTGGGCGAGTCAGGCTCCGGCAAAAGCTCACTGGCTCTGGCGCTGCTGCGGCTGCTTCCAAAAAACGCGCGTGTGGTTTCAGGAAGCATTGATTATCGCGGCCAAAATGTAGCGAAACTCTCTCCCGCAGATTTAAGAGCGATGCGCGGCGCTGAAGTTGCGCTGATTTCGCAGGAGCCTGCGCTGGCGCTGAATCCGGTTTTGTCATTGGGGCAGCAGCTTGCCGACGTGTTGCGGGCGCATGCAAAACTTACGCGCCGGGAAGTAATCGCGCGCTGCACTGAGATGTTAGGCCAGGTTGGGTTTGACGATCCTGAGCGTATTTTGCGCGCTTATCCGCACGAACTGAGCGGAGGACAGCGGCAGCGTGTGGCCATTGCCCAGGCTCTCATATGCCGGCCTAAACTCCTGATTGCCGATGAGCCCTTAAGCGCGCTGGATGCGGCCACGCAGGCAGACATTCTTGAACTACTGCAGCGATTGAAGCGCGATCTTGGTCTGGCCGTGCTGTTTATCACGCACAACGCCGGAGCGCTGGAAGCTCTGGCGGACAACATCGTGGTTATGCGTGAAGGAGAAGCAGTCGCGCGTGGCACGATGGACAAGTTAAAAGCGAGTACGGATGACTATGTGCAGGGCATTCTGTTTCCAGAGAAAAGTCTGGCAGCGCACGCGGTTTCATCGATAGTGAGCGGATCGCCGCTGCTGGAAGTTCGAGGGCTGAGCAAGAGATTTGTACAGAAGCGCATACTGTCGCGCAAAGAGTTTGTCGTGCAGTCGCTGGAGGGCATCGATCTTTCCTTATCCGCCGGCTCGACCGTGGCCGTGCTCGGGCGGTCCGGGTCAGGAAAGTCGACTCTGGCGCGCTGCGTCGCCGGCTTTGAGACGCCCGATGCAGGCGAGATGTTGCTGGATGGAAATCCTATCGCCACAGGCGAAAAGGATAAACGTGGTGCGCGAACACCGGTACAGATGATCTTTCAGGATGCCGCCACATCGCTCAACCCCAGATTCACGGCGCGGCAGATTGTGGCGGAGCCGCTGGAGATCGCGCGCTGGAAGACCGACGCAGATCGCACGTCTCGCGCTATGAAGTTGATGGAAGAGGTTGGCCTTGATCCTGATTGGGCTGCGCGTCTTGCCGGCGAGTTCAGCGGCGGACAACGCCAACGGCTGGCTCTGGCACGCGCACTGGCAGCCGAGCCCAGGCTGCTCGTCATGGACGAAGCGCTCTCCGGCCTGGACATGCCCCTCCAAGCGCAGATGGTGCGCCTGCTGATGGATTTGCAGTCGCGGCACGGACTCACTTATCTCTACATCTCCCACGACCTCAACTTCATTTCGCTTTTCGCGCACGAAGTTGTAGTGATGGATGCCGGACGAATCGTGGAGCGAACAACGCCGGCGAAGCTGGGCGAAAGTACGCATCCAGCCACGCGTGAGTTAGTGGAAGCCAGCGAGCGGCTGCACGCGCCGGGAGTGGAGGCCGCAGTATGA
- a CDS encoding ABC transporter permease, whose translation MIRYFVRRAGHGLLMLFGVSILLFLLFQAAPGDFLSEMKMNSQISPETITLLRAQYGLDQPLPVRYWQWLKSSAKGDFGYSFAYNAPASTLLWPRARNTLLLSVPALLISWLIAVPLGVLAAGWRGRWADRLFSGGTSALLALPDVLIALVALLVALKTGVFPVGGMTSINAQDQGMWAWLRDLGWHMVLPVAALVVGSLTIILRHVRASVIEVLESSYMRAAEGHGLPRFKLLFGYALPAAANPLISLFGLSVALLLSVSLLIEVVMSWPGIGPLLLEAIMSRDLFLVIGAVMLSTVFLIAGNLVGDVLLYAFDPRIRRQG comes from the coding sequence ATGATCCGCTACTTTGTTCGGCGCGCGGGACACGGTTTGCTGATGTTGTTTGGCGTTTCCATTCTCCTGTTTCTTCTGTTTCAGGCCGCTCCCGGGGATTTCCTGAGCGAGATGAAGATGAACTCGCAGATATCGCCGGAAACGATCACCTTGCTGCGCGCTCAATACGGTCTGGACCAACCTCTGCCGGTGCGTTACTGGCAGTGGCTCAAGTCTTCCGCCAAGGGCGATTTTGGCTACTCATTTGCGTATAACGCTCCAGCATCCACGCTGCTTTGGCCGCGAGCGCGCAATACGCTGCTGCTCAGCGTTCCGGCCCTGTTGATTTCCTGGCTCATCGCGGTGCCGCTCGGTGTGCTTGCCGCGGGATGGAGAGGACGATGGGCGGACCGTCTCTTTTCCGGGGGAACTTCTGCGCTGCTCGCGCTGCCTGACGTGCTTATCGCGCTGGTGGCGTTGCTGGTTGCTTTAAAGACTGGAGTGTTTCCTGTAGGAGGCATGACGTCAATTAATGCGCAAGACCAGGGTATGTGGGCATGGTTGCGCGATCTGGGCTGGCACATGGTTTTGCCCGTGGCGGCGCTGGTGGTGGGATCATTGACGATCATTCTGCGCCACGTGCGCGCCAGTGTAATCGAGGTGCTGGAATCTTCTTATATGCGCGCCGCTGAAGGCCATGGGCTGCCACGCTTCAAACTGCTTTTTGGCTACGCGTTGCCGGCGGCAGCCAACCCGCTCATATCGCTTTTTGGCCTTTCCGTGGCCTTGCTGCTGAGCGTCTCGCTTCTAATCGAGGTGGTGATGAGCTGGCCTGGTATTGGCCCGCTGCTGCTGGAAGCCATCATGTCACGCGATCTTTTTCTAGTGATTGGCGCGGTGATGCTTTCCACGGTGTTCTTGATCGCAGGCAATCTAGTGGGCGATGTGCTGCTCTATGCCTTTGATCCGCGAATCAGGAGGCAGGGATGA
- a CDS encoding ABC transporter permease — protein MNRQSSLNHSDSPLRSGFHTKFRITWAIWFLLIIHVVVVLAGFVAPYSFETQEREHPYAPPTRLHFVDCTGRFHVRPFVYVTKAAENALDEYQQDCSQPAGIEFFPKGDRYSILGMFSSTRHLFGVPAPANLFLMGTDGYGRDQFSRLLYGGQVSLFAGFVAAAFSAITGLLLGGIAGMYGGRLDDAAMRFAEVFITIPWFYLLIAVRAFLPLQISPVVAFLLVVSVIGIVGWSRPARLVRGVILSARERNFVLAAKGFGASNTYLLRKHLIPLTFSVLLTQMAVLIPQFILAEVILSFLGLGIGEPFPSWGNMLAQAQQYHVLVSYWWMLLPGLAPVPVFLAYHSLAETLQERIKSNI, from the coding sequence ATGAACCGACAGAGTAGTCTTAACCATAGTGATTCTCCGCTCCGCTCGGGATTTCACACAAAGTTCCGCATCACATGGGCGATCTGGTTCTTATTGATCATTCATGTGGTGGTCGTGCTTGCCGGGTTTGTTGCCCCTTACAGTTTTGAAACGCAAGAGCGCGAACATCCTTACGCTCCGCCCACACGCCTGCATTTTGTGGACTGCACGGGAAGGTTTCACGTTCGGCCATTCGTTTATGTCACCAAAGCGGCGGAGAACGCTCTAGATGAATATCAGCAGGATTGTTCGCAGCCGGCAGGTATCGAATTCTTTCCTAAAGGAGACAGATACAGCATCCTCGGGATGTTCTCTTCCACTCGACACCTGTTCGGCGTTCCGGCTCCCGCCAACCTTTTTCTGATGGGAACAGACGGCTATGGCCGCGACCAGTTTTCACGGTTGCTGTATGGCGGACAGGTTTCACTGTTTGCCGGCTTTGTGGCCGCGGCGTTTTCCGCGATCACCGGCCTTTTGCTGGGTGGGATCGCCGGAATGTACGGCGGCCGCCTGGATGATGCGGCCATGCGTTTTGCCGAAGTCTTTATCACCATCCCCTGGTTTTACCTGCTGATTGCCGTGCGGGCGTTTCTGCCATTGCAGATCAGCCCGGTGGTGGCGTTCCTGCTTGTTGTTTCGGTGATTGGGATAGTCGGCTGGAGTCGTCCTGCGCGCCTGGTTCGCGGCGTGATACTGAGCGCGCGCGAGCGTAACTTTGTTCTGGCTGCCAAGGGCTTTGGAGCATCCAACACCTATCTTCTTAGAAAACACCTGATACCGCTGACGTTTAGCGTGCTGCTCACGCAGATGGCTGTGTTGATTCCGCAGTTCATTCTGGCGGAGGTGATTCTGTCATTTCTAGGGCTGGGAATCGGCGAGCCATTTCCCAGTTGGGGCAATATGCTGGCGCAGGCGCAGCAATATCATGTGCTGGTGTCTTACTGGTGGATGCTCTTGCCGGGGCTGGCGCCGGTCCCGGTATTTCTGGCGTATCACTCATTGGCAGAGACGCTGCAGGAGCGGATAAAATCAAATATTTAG
- a CDS encoding ABC transporter substrate-binding protein encodes MRLQGATLFIAAALLPVFATAQTATQEDLFRTTSEAGIRGGNLVIAQRSEPRTLNPVVAIDQNALGINARLQADLIHINRATQKTEPALAKSWTVSKDGTVFILKLRRGIRFSDGQPFDADDVLFSFQMYLDEKVHSSQRDLLIISGKPTKVEKLDAYTVRFTFPSPYSAAERVFDGLAILPRHLLEKDYQAGKIGQDWTLNTPPAQIAGLGAFRLKQVVPGDRIVLERNPYYWKVDAKGQRLPYLDELTFVVVPTQDAQVIRFQAGDSQIISSLSADNYATLEAEEKTRHFKMYDAGPGLEYNFLMFNLNSDTEGRLPEVARKQKWFRDVRFRQAVSAAIDRASIVRLVYRNRAAALATHVSPGNKAWFDSSIAVPARSVPHARDLLKAAGFSWKGDNTLIDSTGQPVEFTILVGSSNTQRGQIATLVQNDLKAVGISAHVVPMEIRSATDRVLNTHDYDAIVMGLVSGDADPTPDMNVLVSSGQTHLWHLGEKDPATPWEAELDQLMQKQLVTLNYQQRKKIYDRVQEVLAQQLPMVYLASPNILVGAQENLGNFHPAIIEQYTFWNAEELFWHPPAGKK; translated from the coding sequence TTGAGGTTACAAGGCGCTACGCTGTTCATTGCTGCCGCGTTGCTGCCGGTTTTCGCGACTGCGCAGACCGCCACACAAGAGGACCTCTTTCGTACCACGTCCGAAGCCGGCATTCGCGGCGGGAATCTTGTCATCGCCCAGCGTTCTGAACCGCGGACCCTCAATCCAGTCGTTGCCATTGACCAGAATGCTCTCGGGATCAATGCGCGCCTCCAGGCCGATCTTATTCATATCAACCGGGCCACACAGAAAACCGAGCCTGCGCTAGCCAAGTCCTGGACAGTTTCAAAAGATGGCACAGTATTCATCTTGAAGCTGCGCCGCGGCATCCGGTTTTCTGACGGCCAGCCTTTTGACGCAGACGACGTGCTCTTCTCCTTTCAGATGTATCTGGACGAGAAAGTGCATTCGTCGCAGCGCGACTTGCTGATTATTTCCGGCAAGCCGACGAAGGTGGAAAAACTTGATGCATACACAGTCAGGTTTACCTTCCCCTCGCCTTACTCAGCGGCGGAGAGGGTATTCGATGGACTTGCCATTCTGCCACGCCACCTGCTGGAGAAGGACTATCAGGCAGGAAAGATCGGACAGGACTGGACGCTTAATACGCCGCCTGCGCAGATCGCTGGGTTGGGAGCTTTCAGGCTGAAGCAGGTAGTTCCAGGCGACCGCATCGTTCTGGAGCGCAATCCTTATTATTGGAAAGTCGATGCCAAGGGGCAGAGGCTGCCATATCTCGACGAGCTGACCTTCGTGGTGGTGCCCACGCAGGACGCGCAGGTGATCCGCTTTCAGGCAGGCGATTCGCAAATCATCAGTAGCTTGAGCGCGGACAACTACGCCACTCTGGAAGCCGAGGAGAAAACAAGGCACTTCAAGATGTACGATGCGGGCCCCGGGCTTGAATACAACTTCCTGATGTTTAACCTGAACAGCGATACGGAAGGACGTCTTCCGGAGGTGGCGCGCAAACAAAAGTGGTTCCGTGACGTGCGCTTTCGCCAGGCCGTTTCCGCGGCCATTGACCGGGCCAGCATAGTCCGGCTGGTATATCGCAACCGGGCGGCAGCCCTTGCGACCCATGTCAGTCCCGGCAATAAAGCCTGGTTTGACTCGTCCATAGCGGTTCCAGCGCGCTCCGTGCCGCATGCGCGTGACTTACTAAAGGCAGCCGGGTTCTCCTGGAAGGGCGACAACACCCTTATCGATTCAACCGGACAGCCTGTGGAGTTCACGATTCTGGTGGGCTCCAGCAACACGCAACGCGGACAGATAGCAACTCTGGTGCAGAATGATTTGAAGGCAGTAGGGATCTCCGCACATGTCGTGCCAATGGAAATCCGTTCGGCCACAGATCGCGTGCTGAACACGCACGACTATGACGCCATCGTAATGGGTTTGGTCAGCGGCGATGCCGATCCAACGCCGGACATGAATGTCCTGGTTTCCAGCGGACAGACTCACTTGTGGCACCTGGGCGAGAAAGATCCAGCCACGCCATGGGAAGCGGAACTGGACCAATTAATGCAAAAGCAGCTTGTCACCCTGAATTACCAGCAGCGCAAAAAAATCTATGATCGAGTACAGGAGGTGCTGGCACAGCAACTTCCTATGGTGTATCTGGCCAGCCCCAATATTCTGGTTGGGGCGCAGGAAAACCTAGGTAATTTCCATCCAGCCATCATTGAACAGTATACTTTTTGGAACGCAGAAGAACTTTTTTGGCACCCCCCCGCCGGAAAGAAGTAA
- a CDS encoding RNA polymerase sigma factor gives MEENTKELTLPTIRDAGTAEDERLVQECLSGDEKAWNTLIDKYKRLIYSVPVKYGFSPDDAGDIFQNVCIDLFTNLSKVRKIESLRSWLITVATHKCFHWKKQQRGEVELDAMEQELAEEIAAAPMVLQEVQEEQAVRDAILRLTPRCAELVKMLFYEQPPVPYNEVAQKLGLATGSIGFIRGRCLNRLQKILSELGF, from the coding sequence ATGGAAGAAAACACCAAAGAACTAACTTTGCCCACAATCCGGGACGCTGGGACCGCTGAAGATGAGCGGCTGGTGCAGGAGTGTCTGAGCGGCGATGAAAAGGCCTGGAACACGCTGATCGATAAATACAAGCGCCTGATTTACTCCGTACCCGTGAAGTACGGCTTCAGCCCGGATGATGCGGGTGATATTTTCCAGAATGTCTGTATCGATCTTTTTACCAATCTTTCCAAGGTGAGGAAGATTGAATCATTGCGCTCGTGGCTGATTACGGTGGCCACACATAAATGCTTCCATTGGAAGAAGCAGCAGCGCGGAGAGGTTGAGCTGGATGCAATGGAGCAGGAATTGGCGGAGGAAATTGCGGCCGCTCCCATGGTACTTCAGGAGGTGCAGGAGGAACAGGCGGTGCGCGACGCCATCCTGCGGCTTACCCCGCGTTGCGCAGAACTGGTGAAGATGTTGTTCTATGAGCAGCCGCCGGTGCCATACAACGAGGTGGCCCAGAAGCTTGGATTGGCGACCGGATCAATAGGCTTTATCAGGGGCCGTTGTCTCAACAGGCTGCAAAAAATCCTGTCTGAGCTGGGCTTCTAG
- a CDS encoding CHAT domain-containing protein, which translates to MVAQEQNFGLEQWVTELAAIADEEQRRAFLAARPQTRSTAAVDSLYKAVVTFARVDLQKADRVAQAGSWIAAQINDPCSTAQSARAVGHVLYLTGKYQQAILEYEKALAIFERLGRDLDYARTISGALQSLIYDGQYERAFRLGERARSIFHAHKDRLRLARLDSNIANIYYRQDRFQEAVDLYEGAYNEFLQCGEPLDIAAVLRNLAVCYISLNDFPRAEETYRLARQHCMEQGFSLLVAEADYNVAYLHYLRGEYLRAIELYDQTRKLCAELGDGYHQALCDLDESEIYLELNLTEGGTELALDAFAAFTELGMTYEAGKAATFSAIAISQQGRYKQAIESFDLARDLFVKEGNPLWPPLIDLYKALVFYQAGENDRAEDLAVRALAYFGNSVLPSKAALCELLLAALELRCSDTEEARRYCSAALSRLTHLDSPATYQAYFMLGQAEEASGNTELARQAYEQAFKKLEDLRSNLGKEELKIAFLKNKLTVYEGLVVTSLAVSFGVRAQKEAFGYIEQAKSRSLADLIAFRTASISTSSRGPQELSPAMGEFRDLRQKLNWTYHQIEIEELNPGGTSNERIQQLRQLSRTYEDALVKAFSQVQSVNREFASLQSAKTVSVEELQEILPENTLLLEYYTARNRFYVCLVSRKQFKIVALSDVNGVREKLRLLQLQLAKFRLGPDYIQPLEKALLGATQAHLEELYALLIAPIRDQLNAEHLIVVPHAFLHYLPFHALSDGEHYLIDHFSVSYAPSSSIFAVCQKKPSRTDGGDTLILAVPDARAPYIEEEAHFVASAMGNVRLFLGEQATEEQLRLHGPGSRFIHIATHGYFRQDNPMFSSIRLGNSLLSLFDLYQLHFDAELVTLSGCGTGMNVVIGGDELIGLVRGLLYAGAQTLMVSLWEVHDQSTAEFMRDFYQGYSSSANKANALRNAVLKLKQRHPHPYYWAAFALVGKFA; encoded by the coding sequence ATGGTCGCACAGGAACAGAATTTCGGGCTGGAGCAATGGGTGACAGAGCTGGCCGCCATTGCCGACGAGGAGCAGCGTCGCGCTTTTCTGGCTGCGCGTCCGCAAACCCGCAGCACAGCAGCCGTGGATTCTCTTTACAAGGCCGTGGTCACTTTTGCGCGGGTTGACCTGCAAAAAGCTGACAGAGTGGCCCAGGCCGGTTCGTGGATAGCGGCACAGATTAATGATCCCTGCTCAACTGCGCAAAGCGCCCGCGCCGTGGGCCACGTTCTATACCTGACTGGAAAATATCAGCAGGCCATCCTGGAGTATGAAAAAGCGCTGGCTATCTTTGAGAGGCTTGGACGTGACCTTGATTATGCCCGCACCATTAGCGGCGCGTTGCAAAGCCTGATTTATGACGGCCAATATGAAAGGGCGTTTCGCCTGGGGGAGCGGGCCCGGTCAATTTTTCACGCACATAAAGACCGGCTCCGGCTGGCAAGACTGGATAGCAATATTGCCAATATTTATTACCGGCAGGATAGATTCCAGGAAGCGGTTGACCTCTATGAAGGGGCGTATAACGAATTTCTTCAATGCGGCGAACCCCTGGACATCGCCGCCGTACTGCGGAACCTGGCTGTCTGCTACATCAGTCTGAATGATTTTCCCCGCGCCGAGGAGACCTATCGCCTGGCGCGCCAGCACTGCATGGAGCAGGGCTTCTCTCTTCTGGTGGCTGAAGCCGATTACAACGTTGCCTACCTGCATTATCTGCGGGGTGAATATCTCCGCGCCATAGAACTCTATGACCAAACGCGCAAGCTCTGCGCCGAACTGGGTGATGGCTATCACCAGGCACTTTGCGACCTGGACGAATCGGAAATTTATCTCGAATTAAACCTGACGGAAGGCGGTACCGAGCTGGCGCTCGACGCTTTTGCGGCCTTCACCGAGCTAGGCATGACGTACGAGGCCGGCAAGGCCGCTACCTTTTCCGCCATCGCCATCAGTCAGCAGGGAAGGTACAAGCAGGCAATTGAATCTTTCGATCTTGCGCGCGACCTTTTCGTGAAGGAAGGGAATCCGCTCTGGCCGCCGCTGATTGATCTGTACAAAGCGCTGGTTTTTTACCAGGCCGGAGAGAATGATCGGGCGGAAGATCTTGCGGTAAGGGCCCTCGCGTACTTTGGCAACTCGGTGTTGCCGTCAAAGGCGGCATTATGCGAATTGCTGCTGGCCGCGCTGGAACTGCGCTGTTCAGACACGGAAGAGGCCCGTCGTTACTGCAGCGCTGCGCTTTCCCGGCTTACGCATCTGGATTCGCCCGCCACCTACCAGGCCTACTTCATGCTGGGCCAGGCCGAGGAAGCCAGCGGGAACACCGAACTAGCTCGCCAGGCGTATGAGCAGGCCTTCAAGAAGTTGGAAGACCTGCGCAGCAACCTGGGCAAGGAAGAGTTGAAGATTGCATTTCTCAAGAACAAGCTGACGGTTTATGAAGGTCTGGTGGTCACGTCGCTGGCCGTGAGCTTTGGCGTGCGGGCGCAGAAAGAGGCGTTTGGCTATATTGAGCAGGCCAAGTCGCGCAGTCTGGCCGACCTGATTGCTTTTCGCACAGCATCAATTTCAACTTCCTCCCGAGGGCCGCAGGAGCTTTCGCCCGCCATGGGAGAGTTCCGCGACTTGCGCCAGAAGCTGAACTGGACATATCACCAGATCGAGATTGAAGAATTGAATCCAGGCGGCACCTCAAACGAGCGCATTCAGCAATTACGGCAGCTAAGCCGTACATATGAAGACGCGCTGGTGAAGGCATTTTCACAGGTGCAGAGTGTGAACCGGGAATTTGCCAGCCTGCAAAGCGCCAAAACGGTTTCCGTGGAAGAACTGCAAGAGATTTTGCCGGAGAATACGCTGCTGCTGGAGTACTACACGGCGCGAAATCGCTTTTATGTGTGCCTGGTTTCGCGAAAACAATTCAAGATTGTGGCCTTGAGTGATGTAAACGGCGTTCGGGAAAAGCTCCGTCTTTTGCAGCTCCAGTTGGCCAAGTTTCGCCTGGGACCCGACTATATCCAGCCTCTGGAAAAGGCGCTTCTGGGAGCCACACAGGCACATCTGGAGGAGCTTTACGCTCTCTTGATCGCCCCGATCCGCGACCAGCTTAACGCTGAGCACCTGATTGTCGTCCCGCATGCATTTCTGCATTACCTGCCGTTCCATGCGCTATCTGACGGAGAACACTACCTTATCGACCATTTCTCCGTTTCCTATGCTCCCAGCAGCAGCATCTTCGCTGTATGCCAGAAAAAGCCGTCTCGAACAGATGGTGGCGATACGCTGATATTGGCCGTTCCGGACGCCCGCGCGCCATACATTGAAGAAGAAGCTCATTTCGTGGCGTCTGCCATGGGCAATGTACGGCTTTTTCTGGGAGAACAAGCCACTGAGGAACAGCTGCGCCTGCATGGGCCAGGCAGCCGGTTTATTCACATTGCCACGCACGGTTACTTTCGACAGGATAACCCGATGTTTTCTTCGATCCGTCTCGGCAATTCACTGCTAAGCTTGTTTGATTTGTATCAGTTACATTTTGATGCCGAGCTGGTTACCTTGAGCGGATGTGGCACCGGAATGAATGTGGTGATCGGCGGTGACGAGCTGATTGGGTTGGTTCGAGGCCTACTGTACGCAGGAGCGCAGACCCTGATGGTGAGCTTGTGGGAGGTCCATGACCAGAGTACGGCGGAATTCATGCGGGACTTCTACCAGGGATACAGCAGTTCGGCCAATAAAGCGAATGCATTACGAAATGCGGTGCTTAAGTTGAAGCAAAGACATCCACATCCGTACTATTGGGCGGCATTTGCCCTGGTGGGAAAATTCGCATGA
- a CDS encoding S8 family serine peptidase has translation MRKFLQLLLVCLALGLPLTAQTSYILTASPSNVQSVVNQHGLTVVKELYDGTNCVMLVTSVSADVAGTETEVESDVMVVGFEPEQRAVLPELTGLTQPTLTQSTTSILDTLPGRTLVPFFGSVVPSNYSTQTATNIIRLGDARTATKLTGSGTVAIIDTGADLTHPALSGALVTGYDFTRDTLGASELADLNPTVAAQLQQSTTSILDAQNLLVLNSATAILNQSTTSILDQSTTSILDSSLAEFGHGTMTAGIVHLVAPTAKIMPLKAFRADGSSNLSDIIRAIYYAADNGANVVSMSFSMSQSSPGLQAAIQYALGKNVTMIASSGNDGLKTLVYPASYGGVQGIGSSTSTDLRSAFSNYGSGVVTFAAPGEGVITTYPGGNYAAGWGTSFSTPMVAGAAALVLQARPASKPGDITNALSKTKQISDMGYGRIDLYQSLMNVVSSSGTSSTTTTSTSGK, from the coding sequence ATGAGGAAATTTCTTCAACTTTTACTGGTGTGTCTGGCGCTTGGTCTGCCGCTCACGGCGCAGACAAGCTACATTCTCACGGCGTCCCCCAGCAATGTGCAGAGCGTAGTGAACCAGCACGGCCTCACGGTGGTGAAAGAGCTTTATGACGGCACGAATTGCGTGATGCTGGTGACCTCGGTATCCGCCGATGTTGCCGGCACTGAAACTGAAGTCGAATCGGATGTGATGGTAGTTGGTTTTGAGCCGGAGCAGCGCGCGGTATTGCCGGAGTTGACAGGTCTTACGCAGCCCACGTTGACTCAATCCACGACCAGCATTCTTGATACGCTGCCAGGACGCACTTTGGTCCCCTTCTTCGGTAGCGTCGTGCCAAGCAATTACAGCACCCAGACCGCAACCAATATCATTCGCCTGGGCGATGCCCGTACAGCCACAAAGCTGACCGGCTCAGGCACCGTGGCGATTATTGATACAGGCGCTGACCTGACACATCCTGCTCTATCCGGCGCGCTGGTTACGGGCTATGACTTTACCCGTGATACTTTGGGCGCCTCTGAGCTGGCAGATCTTAATCCCACAGTAGCCGCCCAGTTGCAGCAATCCACCACCAGCATCCTGGATGCGCAGAACCTCCTGGTACTTAATTCGGCGACGGCGATCCTGAACCAATCCACAACTTCGATTCTCGATCAGTCAACGACTTCGATTCTGGATAGTTCGCTGGCTGAGTTCGGCCATGGCACAATGACGGCCGGAATCGTTCACCTGGTAGCGCCAACGGCAAAGATTATGCCGCTGAAAGCTTTTCGCGCCGATGGCTCTTCAAACCTCTCAGATATCATCCGAGCCATCTACTACGCAGCTGACAATGGTGCCAATGTAGTGAGCATGAGCTTCAGCATGTCGCAGTCTTCACCCGGCTTGCAGGCTGCGATCCAGTACGCGCTGGGCAAAAACGTAACGATGATTGCTTCGTCCGGCAATGACGGCCTGAAAACCCTGGTTTATCCCGCCAGCTACGGCGGAGTGCAGGGAATCGGTTCCAGCACCAGCACTGATCTTAGAAGCGCGTTCTCCAACTATGGTTCCGGCGTGGTCACCTTTGCCGCTCCAGGAGAAGGCGTCATCACCACGTATCCAGGCGGCAACTATGCTGCAGGATGGGGCACATCCTTTAGCACACCGATGGTAGCCGGTGCTGCTGCACTGGTACTGCAAGCACGTCCGGCGAGCAAGCCCGGCGATATTACCAATGCACTCTCCAAGACCAAGCAGATTAGTGACATGGGATATGGCCGTATCGATCTCTATCAGTCACTCATGAACGTGGTCAGCAGCAGCGGAACGAGCTCGACGACGACCACAAGCACCAGCGGCAAGTAA